From Caldicellulosiruptor hydrothermalis 108, a single genomic window includes:
- a CDS encoding replicative DNA helicase, whose translation MIYEAQDYVIACWLLNDEFRHKILETSMDDFEELSLAQQMFKLIREEYLKNPKFDISDIMLSPAGKRYQDYIRDVTIEIPTTQLFPHYYERFKKDSQQRKVRKYLAELCLSNSDIDIPEVVQKLLEIATGEEKTKSAGPRELAIELYDFLEEAYNLKGKLPGISTGYKALDCAIGGILDNMYIILGGRPSMGKSAFAINLAFNVLKNKGKVLYVSVEMSKKQILARIVARVIKLPLNDVKFGVFGDEQWIKITKQLIPFLAQSGFHILEGETKISEILNEAKRLKAKYGKLDLLVIDYLQTLRLGETKRSEYEKVSEISRALREFAKQEHIPVLGVAQLNRDCEERENKRPVLSDLKESSQLEQDADVIMFLYRPAYYDEEFEDKTLTELIIAKNRDGQTGTILYSWLEQYQVFVERENVHKTISQAEQGK comes from the coding sequence ATGATTTATGAAGCACAGGACTATGTTATTGCATGCTGGTTACTCAATGATGAGTTCAGACATAAAATTCTGGAAACCAGCATGGATGATTTTGAAGAACTATCTCTTGCACAGCAAATGTTCAAGCTTATTCGCGAAGAATACCTGAAAAATCCCAAATTTGATATTTCTGATATTATGCTTTCACCGGCAGGTAAAAGATATCAGGATTACATCAGAGATGTCACAATTGAAATACCAACAACCCAACTTTTCCCCCACTATTATGAGCGATTTAAAAAAGATTCTCAGCAGCGGAAAGTTAGAAAGTATCTTGCTGAATTGTGTCTTAGCAATAGCGATATAGATATACCGGAAGTTGTCCAAAAACTTCTTGAAATTGCAACAGGTGAAGAGAAAACAAAATCTGCAGGTCCAAGAGAACTGGCAATAGAATTATACGATTTTCTCGAAGAAGCCTACAACTTGAAAGGTAAACTGCCGGGTATTTCTACAGGGTACAAAGCTTTAGACTGCGCTATAGGTGGAATTCTTGATAACATGTACATCATTCTTGGCGGTCGACCATCGATGGGCAAGAGCGCATTTGCCATAAATCTTGCATTTAACGTGTTGAAAAACAAAGGTAAAGTTCTCTATGTATCTGTCGAAATGTCAAAAAAGCAAATACTTGCTAGAATTGTTGCACGTGTTATAAAACTTCCACTCAACGATGTTAAGTTTGGTGTCTTTGGTGATGAACAGTGGATAAAAATTACAAAACAGTTGATACCATTTCTTGCGCAGAGTGGGTTTCATATTCTGGAAGGTGAAACAAAAATAAGTGAGATTCTCAACGAAGCAAAAAGACTCAAAGCAAAGTACGGGAAACTTGATCTGCTTGTGATAGACTATTTGCAAACTTTGAGACTGGGCGAAACAAAACGCTCTGAATACGAAAAAGTTAGTGAAATTTCGAGAGCATTAAGAGAATTTGCAAAACAGGAACATATACCAGTGCTGGGTGTTGCTCAATTGAACCGGGATTGCGAAGAAAGAGAAAATAAACGACCGGTGCTTTCAGACTTAAAAGAGAGCAGCCAGCTGGAACAGGATGCAGATGTCATCATGTTCCTGTACAGACCAGCGTACTACGATGAGGAATTTGAAGATAAGACTCTCACAGAGCTTATCATAGCCAAAAACAGAGATGGTCAAACAGGAACAATTCTGTATTCATGGCTTGAACAATATCAGGTCTTTGTCGAAAGGGAAAACGTTCACAAAACTATCAGTCAGGCAGAACAGGGGAAATAA
- a CDS encoding DUF3775 domain-containing protein — MLEFQKVLQRVIQLAEEREKAYMRYCTLLYGQYNNTSSIALDKVMEKEFSCPTEIESCREVWLTKEIKLRRFLYGLPERTVQMIVTVAYFGRDRDPSILNWLRGSRHWERKEIEIDQIVSKLRLGKYLRDGLELLQNPKFKGMFLKNAGIYNNEQQIGQKGE; from the coding sequence ATGCTTGAATTTCAAAAAGTTTTACAGAGGGTTATACAACTTGCAGAAGAAAGAGAAAAAGCATATATGCGATATTGCACACTATTGTATGGTCAATATAACAATACTTCTTCAATCGCACTTGATAAAGTTATGGAAAAAGAGTTCTCCTGCCCGACTGAAATTGAATCTTGTCGGGAAGTATGGTTAACAAAAGAAATAAAACTGCGCAGATTTTTGTATGGTCTTCCTGAGAGAACAGTTCAAATGATAGTCACAGTAGCATATTTCGGACGTGATAGAGATCCTTCGATTCTGAACTGGCTGCGGGGAAGCAGACACTGGGAAAGAAAAGAAATAGAAATAGACCAGATAGTATCGAAGCTCAGACTCGGCAAGTATCTAAGAGATGGTTTAGAACTTTTGCAAAATCCGAAATTCAAAGGGATGTTTCTCAAAAACGCTGGTATATATAATAATGAGCAACAAATCGGTCAGAAAGGAGAGTAG
- a CDS encoding helix-turn-helix domain-containing protein codes for MVGKKLRELRIQKRLSQQQLAKIAGVPQSTIWYIESENRNPTIKTMKRLATALGVSIEEFLDSETKEMITNGSQKND; via the coding sequence AAGAATACAAAAAAGATTATCTCAACAGCAACTGGCAAAAATTGCAGGAGTTCCACAGTCTACCATCTGGTATATCGAAAGTGAGAATAGAAATCCAACAATAAAAACAATGAAAAGGTTAGCAACAGCTTTAGGAGTTTCCATAGAAGAATTTCTTGATTCTGAAACAAAGGAGATGATTACAAATGGCTCGCAAAAGAATGATTGA
- a CDS encoding reverse transcriptase-like protein, with translation MYKGYFDGASKGNPGPAGAGIVIVNPAGNVILEYSKELGIKTNNEAEYLALIELLQKALELGIKELEILGDSQLVINQVFGSWNINMPHLYALYEQATELLEKFDKVKAKWIPREKNQLADSLSNKAITRPTPNIFPVEKLEQITDHIFIAHGTEDYAVDLLHRACTCPDFVMRHRECKHLLAAYRVVDRPKKQIETTG, from the coding sequence ATGTACAAAGGTTATTTCGACGGCGCATCAAAAGGTAATCCCGGTCCAGCAGGGGCAGGAATTGTTATTGTCAACCCTGCTGGCAATGTGATTCTGGAATACTCCAAAGAACTTGGTATTAAAACCAATAACGAAGCGGAATATCTTGCACTAATAGAACTTCTGCAAAAGGCTCTGGAGTTAGGCATAAAAGAACTGGAAATTTTGGGAGATAGCCAGCTTGTTATCAACCAGGTATTTGGCAGCTGGAACATAAACATGCCACACCTGTATGCACTATATGAACAAGCAACAGAACTGTTAGAAAAATTCGACAAAGTCAAAGCTAAATGGATTCCAAGAGAAAAGAACCAGCTTGCAGATTCGCTTTCTAACAAAGCAATAACCAGACCGACACCCAATATCTTCCCAGTAGAGAAGTTAGAACAAATAACAGACCACATTTTCATTGCTCATGGCACAGAAGACTATGCTGTAGATCTCCTGCACAGAGCCTGCACATGCCCTGATTTTGTAATGAGACACAGAGAGTGCAAGCACCTTCTGGCAGCATACAGGGTTGTAGATAGACCAAAAAAACAAATAGAAACCACCGGATAA